From Virgibacillus ihumii, the proteins below share one genomic window:
- a CDS encoding putative holin-like toxin gives MSFFEAIMMLLAFGTLLIALLRLIVEMNNKK, from the coding sequence TTGAGTTTTTTCGAAGCTATTATGATGCTTCTGGCGTTTGGTACGCTGCTGATTGCCTTGCTGAGGCTTATTGTTGAAATGAACAATAAAAAATAG
- a CDS encoding CynX/NimT family MFS transporter, translating into MSNQNRTKSYYALFVIGIILVAFNLRPAITSVGPLIGIIRDDIGLSNWSAGILTSLPLIAFAVMSPVAPKISNRYSNERTLLFGLLLLFIGISIRSISLVILLFLGTLFVGLGIAILNVLLPGVIKEKFPAKVALMTSVYSTAMGIFAATASGLSIPFARGMEWGWQLALFIWTVPAVIAIGLWIYLSISTGKQRDLEMKYVPVSDNQMWKSPLAWQVACFMGLQSFLFYVTISWLPEILYAYGVSMATAGWMLSFTQFIGLPASFLVPVIAGKFKSQRGIVLTLAVFGIFGYGGLLLGESTTVMVISTILIGITLSGSFALALAFLGMRARTARNAAELSGMAQSLGYCLAAVGPMLIGLLYDITFSWNLPLIMLMCVTVLVMLFGMGAGRDKYVLD; encoded by the coding sequence ATGTCAAATCAGAATCGAACGAAATCATACTATGCATTGTTTGTTATTGGAATCATTCTCGTTGCATTCAATTTGAGGCCGGCCATTACATCGGTCGGTCCGCTAATCGGAATCATTCGTGATGATATCGGCTTATCCAACTGGAGTGCGGGTATTCTTACGAGCCTTCCATTAATTGCATTTGCTGTGATGTCACCAGTGGCTCCTAAAATCAGTAACCGGTATTCGAACGAGCGCACGTTGTTATTCGGTCTTCTGCTATTATTCATTGGTATTTCCATTCGCTCGATATCACTGGTGATTCTGCTGTTTTTGGGCACCCTGTTTGTCGGATTGGGCATTGCGATCTTAAATGTCCTGCTGCCTGGTGTCATCAAGGAAAAATTTCCGGCAAAAGTTGCGTTAATGACAAGTGTTTACTCCACCGCCATGGGCATTTTTGCGGCCACAGCATCCGGATTAAGTATCCCGTTTGCCCGCGGAATGGAGTGGGGCTGGCAATTGGCGTTATTTATTTGGACGGTCCCCGCAGTGATTGCGATTGGGTTATGGATTTATTTGTCCATATCAACCGGAAAGCAGCGCGACCTGGAAATGAAATATGTTCCTGTCAGTGATAATCAAATGTGGAAATCCCCGCTTGCATGGCAGGTCGCATGTTTTATGGGGCTTCAATCGTTTTTGTTTTACGTAACCATTTCATGGCTTCCGGAAATTTTGTATGCTTATGGTGTCAGTATGGCAACAGCTGGTTGGATGCTGTCATTTACACAGTTTATCGGTCTTCCGGCCAGTTTTCTGGTTCCGGTAATAGCGGGTAAATTCAAGTCGCAGCGAGGTATTGTGCTGACCTTGGCTGTTTTTGGGATTTTCGGATATGGTGGACTGCTGCTCGGTGAGTCTACTACCGTAATGGTAATCAGCACCATTTTAATTGGGATCACTCTCAGTGGAAGCTTTGCCCTTGCACTTGCTTTCCTCGGAATGAGGGCACGTACCGCCCGGAATGCCGCGGAATTATCCGGGATGGCGCAGTCGCTCGGTTATTGTCTGGCTGCAGTAGGCCCGATGTTGATTGGGTTGTTATATGATATAACATTCTCCTGGAACCTCCCGCTGATAATGCTGATGTGTGTAACAGTTCTGGTAATGCTGTTTGGCATGGGTGCGGGTCGTGACAAATATGTGCTTGACTAA
- a CDS encoding DUF1648 domain-containing protein, whose translation MNLSNPKVKVPATKWELLFHFLSLVVMLSTIVYAIYQYESLPDRIPTYFNAQGEADGWGSKSSIFILPVITALTFILLYFLTKAPHIFNLPVTITEDNAPRIYSLARTMMAVFNFEIVLILSYATWSTIQATRGESTLGVGFILFTIFVPLITMILFIIKMNRSG comes from the coding sequence ATGAATCTGAGCAATCCTAAGGTAAAAGTCCCTGCGACCAAGTGGGAGCTGTTGTTTCATTTTTTGTCCTTAGTGGTTATGTTATCAACGATTGTATATGCGATTTATCAGTATGAGAGTTTGCCGGATAGGATTCCAACATACTTTAATGCTCAGGGGGAAGCAGATGGATGGGGCAGTAAATCATCCATTTTTATTTTACCGGTCATAACGGCATTGACATTTATCCTGCTTTATTTTTTAACAAAAGCTCCGCATATTTTTAATCTGCCTGTTACCATAACTGAAGATAATGCGCCGCGAATCTATTCGCTGGCAAGAACAATGATGGCTGTTTTTAATTTTGAAATTGTGTTGATTCTCTCTTATGCAACCTGGTCCACCATCCAGGCAACACGCGGAGAATCGACATTAGGTGTAGGTTTTATATTGTTTACCATTTTCGTTCCGCTAATCACAATGATTTTATTTATTATTAAAATGAACAGATCGGGCTAG
- a CDS encoding SLC13 family permease, whose protein sequence is MITATWSWLWDKHDQAKDLIRFFVKPNDSQIGSAGNKESGGSADNNGGGNNRSYKPAQLIGLILGPALFILTLLFFQPEGLSDPAQAILASTIWIAVWWITEALPIPVTSLLPIILFPLTGGLDIGATTSSYGDDTIFLFMGGFMIALAMEKWNLHKRIALTIISIIGTNTERIILGFMVATGFLSMWISNTATAMMMVPIGLAIIYQVSEALKDDDSIDTSRENFGFGKALMLSIAYSASLGGIGTLIGTPPNTILAGAISNLYGIELSFAKWMLFGVPFAWVFIFITWFYLVKVAYPMKLKQLPGGREVIQSEKKKLGNPSFEEKAVFVIFIAAALSWISRSFILAEINENINDAVIAMTAAVILFAIPAKNKQGDRLLDWDTAVKLPWGILLLFGGGLAIAAGFQDSGLSEWLGKQLSVLEGINIIIILLAVTALVIFLTEITSNTATASMMYPIMASLSVALGVHPFALIIAAGVAASCAFMLPVATPPNAVVFGSGYLRIPDMAKAGFALNILGIVLVTAAVYLLIPIVWGIDLTEVPEMLKK, encoded by the coding sequence ATGATAACTGCTACATGGAGCTGGTTATGGGACAAACATGACCAGGCGAAAGATTTGATCCGTTTTTTTGTTAAGCCAAACGATTCACAAATTGGTTCGGCAGGGAATAAAGAATCAGGCGGATCTGCCGATAATAACGGCGGGGGTAATAACCGTTCATACAAACCTGCACAGCTGATTGGACTCATCTTAGGCCCGGCACTTTTCATACTTACGTTATTATTTTTCCAGCCTGAAGGACTCAGCGATCCCGCTCAGGCGATTTTGGCCAGTACAATCTGGATTGCAGTCTGGTGGATAACGGAAGCATTGCCGATACCCGTTACGTCACTTCTGCCGATTATTCTGTTTCCGCTTACAGGCGGCTTAGATATCGGCGCAACTACATCATCCTATGGCGATGATACGATCTTTTTATTTATGGGTGGGTTCATGATTGCACTCGCCATGGAAAAATGGAATCTGCACAAGCGGATAGCACTGACTATTATTTCGATTATCGGTACAAATACTGAACGAATCATTCTTGGTTTTATGGTCGCAACCGGCTTTTTATCGATGTGGATTTCCAATACCGCAACAGCCATGATGATGGTACCGATTGGTTTGGCAATAATTTATCAGGTTTCCGAAGCACTGAAAGATGATGATTCGATTGATACATCGAGAGAAAATTTCGGATTCGGCAAAGCATTGATGCTCAGCATTGCTTATTCTGCATCACTCGGAGGTATTGGTACGCTGATTGGAACACCACCAAACACTATACTAGCGGGGGCCATCAGCAACCTCTACGGTATCGAATTATCTTTTGCCAAGTGGATGCTGTTTGGGGTACCGTTTGCCTGGGTATTTATTTTCATTACCTGGTTTTACCTTGTGAAAGTTGCTTACCCGATGAAATTGAAACAACTGCCTGGTGGACGGGAAGTTATCCAATCCGAAAAGAAAAAACTTGGTAATCCTTCGTTTGAAGAAAAAGCTGTTTTCGTCATTTTCATTGCGGCGGCACTGTCCTGGATAAGCCGCTCATTCATATTGGCTGAAATTAATGAAAATATTAATGATGCGGTTATTGCAATGACAGCTGCAGTTATTCTGTTTGCTATTCCTGCTAAAAATAAGCAGGGAGATCGTTTGCTGGATTGGGATACAGCAGTCAAACTGCCATGGGGTATTCTGTTACTGTTTGGCGGTGGCTTGGCAATTGCGGCAGGTTTTCAGGATTCCGGGCTTTCCGAGTGGCTTGGTAAGCAGCTAAGTGTACTGGAAGGCATCAATATCATAATTATTCTGCTCGCCGTAACAGCACTGGTTATCTTCCTGACTGAAATAACATCGAACACAGCAACGGCCTCGATGATGTATCCAATTATGGCATCGCTTTCCGTGGCACTTGGTGTTCACCCGTTTGCTCTCATAATTGCCGCCGGGGTTGCAGCATCATGTGCATTCATGCTGCCGGTTGCCACCCCGCCAAATGCAGTGGTTTTCGGTTCAGGCTACTTGCGGATACCGGATATGGCCAAAGCAGGTTTTGCATTGAATATACTCGGTATTGTATTAGTCACTGCTGCCGTGTACCTCCTTATACCTATTGTATGGGGAATTGACCTTACCGAAGTACCGGAAATGCTGAAAAAATAG
- a CDS encoding MFS transporter has product MQNRSYTMHDLYFWRITLSLALASFFVFASMYAVQPLLPVFVKEFGVTVSGSSLALSLTIIGLIIGLIVLGFLSDRNGRTMFIKLSLVGSVIPFFLIPLSDTFFLLLVLRFVQGFALAGLPAASLAYLSEEIDRRSVQVATALYISSNALGGMAGRVLTGYLTDHYSWEMSFYVLAVMGAVILAAVLFMLPRSRFFEPSELTFSNDIKAFLFHLKNPVLLLIFGLGVILQFSFTGMWTYLPFYLEGPPFSLSLKTISYMFFAYGLGVIGSPAAGWLASRIGLRKVRLAGIIVLSCGILMTLSGVLWLLITGLCVACLGFFTAHSLTAASVSDQVSHHKGSASSLYLVSYYVGVSLGSTAMGPAWSLFGWTGLVLLAAILPVIFIILVQKQRKVSNS; this is encoded by the coding sequence ATGCAGAACAGATCATACACGATGCATGATTTATATTTTTGGCGGATTACACTCAGTCTGGCTTTAGCATCGTTTTTTGTGTTTGCCAGTATGTATGCAGTTCAGCCACTTTTGCCGGTATTTGTAAAAGAATTCGGTGTGACTGTATCGGGGTCCAGTCTGGCGCTCTCACTTACGATTATCGGGTTGATTATTGGTTTGATTGTACTTGGCTTTTTGTCGGATCGTAATGGACGGACGATGTTTATCAAACTTTCACTGGTAGGATCAGTTATTCCATTTTTCCTTATACCATTATCGGATACTTTCTTCCTGCTACTGGTATTAAGGTTTGTACAAGGATTTGCACTGGCTGGGCTTCCTGCAGCTTCACTTGCTTATTTGAGTGAGGAAATCGATCGGCGGAGTGTTCAAGTGGCAACTGCGCTTTATATTTCCAGCAATGCGCTTGGTGGTATGGCGGGCCGGGTGCTGACCGGTTATTTAACCGATCATTATTCATGGGAAATGTCTTTTTATGTGTTGGCTGTAATGGGTGCGGTTATTCTTGCGGCAGTACTTTTTATGTTGCCGCGCTCCCGGTTTTTTGAACCAAGTGAATTAACATTTTCAAATGATATTAAGGCATTTTTGTTTCATTTGAAAAATCCGGTGCTTTTATTGATCTTTGGCCTTGGCGTTATACTTCAGTTTTCCTTTACCGGGATGTGGACGTATTTGCCCTTCTATTTGGAAGGACCGCCTTTTTCACTCTCCCTGAAGACGATATCATACATGTTTTTTGCATATGGACTTGGTGTTATTGGATCACCTGCTGCCGGATGGCTTGCGTCCAGAATCGGCTTGCGAAAGGTCCGGCTCGCCGGCATTATTGTTTTATCATGCGGGATCTTAATGACGTTGAGCGGAGTGCTGTGGCTGTTAATCACCGGTCTGTGTGTAGCGTGTCTTGGCTTTTTTACTGCACATTCGCTGACAGCAGCATCTGTCAGTGATCAGGTCTCCCATCATAAAGGAAGTGCCTCAAGCTTGTATCTTGTTTCGTATTATGTGGGCGTTTCATTGGGAAGTACCGCAATGGGACCGGCCTGGAGTCTCTTCGGCTGGACCGGACTCGTATTATTGGCAGCAATCCTTCCAGTTATTTTTATAATCTTAGTGCAAAAACAAAGGAAAGTCTCTAATTCATGA
- a CDS encoding Cof-type HAD-IIB family hydrolase: MDKIKLIALDMDGTLLNSNDEISDYTQKVIKNALEANIHVVLSTGRWLQSCLPYAKQLELPSYLITANGGEIWTVNEDLLEQHLLDPKMVQLMFELGEQTDVNSWMISTDRVWRGEAPENFYDHEWLKYGCDSLDTTKLDHIVKELSHYDELELTNSLPTNIEVNPKGVNKASALRKVCEKLDVTMNNVLAIGDSLNDIKMVQQAGMGVAMGNAQEAIQKVADFVTDANDRDGVAKAIKKFVLDQD; encoded by the coding sequence ATGGATAAAATAAAACTAATTGCACTTGATATGGATGGTACCTTATTAAACAGCAATGATGAAATTTCAGATTATACACAAAAAGTAATAAAAAATGCGCTCGAAGCAAATATCCATGTCGTGCTGAGTACAGGGCGCTGGCTGCAATCATGCCTGCCATATGCAAAACAACTTGAATTGCCTTCATATTTAATTACTGCAAATGGCGGCGAAATCTGGACGGTAAATGAGGACTTGCTTGAGCAGCATTTGCTTGATCCAAAAATGGTGCAGCTTATGTTTGAGCTTGGAGAGCAGACGGACGTTAACAGCTGGATGATTTCAACTGATCGGGTTTGGCGGGGAGAAGCCCCTGAAAATTTTTATGACCATGAATGGCTGAAATATGGCTGTGACTCACTCGATACAACGAAACTTGACCATATTGTAAAAGAACTTTCCCATTATGATGAATTGGAATTAACCAACTCATTGCCGACCAATATTGAGGTGAATCCTAAAGGCGTCAATAAAGCAAGCGCGTTGAGAAAAGTTTGTGAAAAACTCGATGTTACGATGAATAATGTGCTGGCAATTGGTGACAGTTTGAATGATATTAAAATGGTTCAGCAGGCCGGCATGGGTGTCGCGATGGGAAACGCCCAGGAAGCAATCCAGAAAGTGGCTGATTTTGTGACTGATGCCAATG
- the fabI gene encoding enoyl-ACP reductase FabI: MNALLQNKNIVVMGVANNRSIAWGITKSLQDAGANLIFTYRQERSKKKLEKLLADNEMDAKLIVSCDVESDESIQHAFQEIGEKIGTIHGLVHSVAFANRDELVGEYADTSRDGYLMAQNISAYSLVAVTRAAKKLMNEGGGIVTQTYLGAERVVPNYNVMGVAKAALEASVRYLAEDVGQYGIRVNAVSAGPIRTLSAKGVSGFNEKMSVIEEKAPLRRQIDQDQVGDATAFLLSEMARGVTGEVLHVDSGFHIIAGS; the protein is encoded by the coding sequence ATGAACGCATTGTTGCAAAACAAAAATATTGTTGTTATGGGTGTGGCAAATAATCGCAGTATTGCCTGGGGAATAACGAAATCACTTCAAGATGCAGGAGCTAATCTAATTTTTACATATCGGCAGGAGCGATCTAAAAAGAAGCTGGAAAAACTGCTTGCCGACAATGAAATGGATGCCAAGTTAATTGTTTCTTGTGATGTTGAAAGTGATGAAAGCATTCAACATGCATTCCAGGAAATTGGTGAGAAAATCGGAACCATCCATGGCCTAGTTCATTCCGTTGCATTTGCCAATCGTGACGAACTGGTTGGTGAATATGCCGATACATCCCGTGATGGATATCTGATGGCCCAGAACATCAGTGCATATTCGCTTGTGGCAGTTACCCGCGCAGCGAAAAAGTTAATGAATGAAGGCGGGGGAATTGTCACTCAAACCTATCTCGGTGCTGAACGGGTTGTACCGAATTACAATGTGATGGGTGTTGCAAAAGCTGCGCTTGAAGCCAGTGTGCGATATCTGGCTGAAGATGTTGGCCAATATGGTATTCGCGTGAATGCTGTTTCAGCAGGACCAATCCGTACACTGTCAGCCAAAGGTGTTTCTGGTTTTAATGAAAAAATGTCAGTCATTGAAGAAAAGGCTCCGCTCCGTCGGCAAATTGACCAGGATCAGGTAGGAGATGCTACAGCATTTCTGCTGAGTGAAATGGCACGTGGCGTTACCGGTGAAGTGCTCCATGTTGATTCTGGTTTCCATATTATCGCAGGTTCGTAA